The Roseibaca calidilacus genome has a window encoding:
- the glnP gene encoding glutamine ABC transporter permease GlnP — protein MEVNWLIILDFIPQLIKGAQVTVQITVLGLLGGVVLGAIAGLMRAYGNALINAIAFVYIEVIRGTPIVVQVMFLYFALPVLASIRIDPMTTAILAIVINAGAYIAEIVRGAVLSISKGLTEAGLAIGLPRWKVIVHIVGPLAFRRLIPPLGNQFIVSLKDTSLFIVIGVGELTRTGQEIMAANFRAVEIWTAVAIMYLIMTGLLSLALRMVEKRMRIL, from the coding sequence ATGGAAGTCAATTGGCTGATCATTCTCGATTTCATTCCGCAGCTTATCAAGGGGGCGCAAGTCACGGTTCAAATCACGGTTCTCGGACTTTTGGGCGGCGTTGTTCTGGGCGCAATCGCAGGACTGATGCGCGCCTATGGCAATGCGCTGATCAACGCGATTGCTTTTGTCTATATCGAGGTCATCCGCGGCACACCCATCGTCGTGCAGGTGATGTTCCTCTACTTTGCTCTTCCGGTTCTGGCCTCGATCCGCATTGACCCGATGACAACGGCAATTCTGGCCATCGTCATCAATGCAGGCGCCTATATCGCGGAAATCGTGCGGGGGGCGGTGTTGTCTATCTCCAAGGGCCTGACAGAGGCGGGCCTCGCGATCGGTCTGCCGCGCTGGAAGGTCATTGTCCACATCGTCGGGCCGCTGGCGTTCCGCAGGCTTATTCCGCCTTTGGGCAATCAGTTCATTGTCAGCTTGAAAGATACATCGCTGTTTATCGTGATCGGCGTGGGTGAGTTGACCCGCACAGGACAGGAAATCATGGCCGCGAATTTCCGGGCAGTGGAAATCTGGACGGCGGTGGCGATCATGTATCTCATCATGACGGGTTTGCTGTCGCTGGCGCTTCGGATGGTCGAAAAACGCATGAGGATCCTATGA
- the tnpB gene encoding IS66 family insertion sequence element accessory protein TnpB (TnpB, as the term is used for proteins encoded by IS66 family insertion elements, is considered an accessory protein, since TnpC, encoded by a neighboring gene, is a DDE family transposase.) — MIVAGQRLPILIATKPVDFRCGHNALALIVQTELKLDPHSGVTVVFRSKRGDRLKILVWDGTGMVLIYKVLEQGSFAWPKIQDGVMRLSRAQFEALFEGLDWRRVVAQRVLAPTAAG, encoded by the coding sequence ATGATCGTCGCGGGTCAGAGGCTGCCGATCCTGATCGCGACGAAGCCAGTAGACTTCCGCTGTGGGCACAACGCTCTGGCGCTGATCGTGCAGACGGAGCTGAAGCTCGATCCGCATTCCGGGGTGACGGTGGTGTTTCGGTCAAAACGCGGGGACAGGTTGAAGATCCTTGTGTGGGATGGCACCGGAATGGTGCTGATCTACAAGGTCCTGGAACAGGGCAGCTTCGCCTGGCCGAAGATTCAGGACGGGGTTATGCGGCTGTCTCGGGCGCAATTCGAGGCTTTGTTCGAGGGGTTGGACTGGCGGCGGGTGGTGGCGCAAAGGGTGCTGGCACCGACTGCGGCAGGATGA
- a CDS encoding C45 family autoproteolytic acyltransferase/hydolase encodes MSEASVVELGWVRATGTPYEIGAALGHAGRVAVHQRLRPLDYWQAVTDELHLPIVTRLAARTQALFPEIHAELQGLADGLELPFLQVMAWNCRGDLMSNVPDGCTTVQLPGPTAVLAHNEDGLRELHGSCFIAEVTDTNGHGFLASCYPGSLPGHTFAVTRSGIAQAVNNLRLRNVRPEIPRMVLGRAALACMTITEALDLLARENECGGFHFTLAQAGNTGLHSVEFGGGAFSHKIIETASGHANHALHMNLPQTQMITASSRDRQMRVRELLEMGVSDALRILRDTGGAGLPIHRTSSDDPDKENTLASAIISVNNTGVSWKFYDQSSPEPIYTGEFIAS; translated from the coding sequence ATGTCTGAAGCCTCTGTTGTTGAACTGGGATGGGTTCGCGCCACTGGCACTCCCTATGAAATCGGGGCTGCACTGGGGCACGCAGGGCGGGTAGCAGTGCATCAGCGTCTTCGGCCGCTGGACTATTGGCAGGCCGTAACAGATGAGCTGCATCTTCCAATTGTCACGCGACTGGCCGCGCGCACCCAAGCCCTGTTCCCGGAAATCCATGCAGAGTTGCAGGGGTTGGCAGATGGATTGGAACTGCCGTTCCTGCAGGTCATGGCGTGGAACTGCAGAGGTGATCTGATGTCAAATGTCCCGGATGGTTGCACCACCGTGCAACTGCCAGGGCCGACGGCTGTGCTTGCGCATAACGAAGACGGCCTGCGCGAATTGCATGGCAGTTGTTTCATCGCAGAGGTCACAGACACCAATGGTCACGGTTTCCTTGCAAGTTGCTATCCCGGCTCCTTGCCGGGCCACACGTTTGCAGTGACCCGCAGCGGTATTGCACAAGCGGTGAATAACCTGCGCCTGCGCAATGTCCGGCCGGAGATTCCGCGTATGGTCCTGGGGCGCGCAGCTCTCGCCTGCATGACCATCACCGAGGCGCTTGACCTTCTTGCCCGCGAGAATGAGTGCGGCGGGTTTCATTTTACCTTGGCGCAAGCTGGCAACACGGGGCTTCACAGCGTCGAATTCGGTGGTGGAGCCTTCTCACACAAAATCATCGAGACCGCGTCGGGCCATGCCAATCACGCGCTGCATATGAACCTGCCGCAAACGCAGATGATAACCGCCTCATCAAGAGATCGGCAAATGCGCGTTCGGGAATTGCTTGAGATGGGCGTATCGGACGCGCTGCGCATCCTGCGCGATACTGGTGGGGCTGGTCTGCCCATCCATCGCACATCCAGCGACGACCCCGACAAGGAGAACACGCTTGCTTCGGCTATAATTTCTGTCAACAACACTGGGGTAAGCTGGAAATTCTATGACCAATCCTCCCCCGAACCCATCTACACTGGCGAATTCATCGCTTCCTGA
- a CDS encoding tyrosine-type recombinase/integrase, with protein sequence MSIETLPALRPTRAPWNKGRIIGQKRPLLPKHVWSIRVRLEMADNRRDLALFNMAVDSKLRGCDLVCLKVNDVYAAGRVKERASVTQSKTRKPVRFEITDTTRASLERWIKDPEMIGCEYLWPSRLHASPHLSTRQYARIMRDWVLSIGLEPSAYGTHSMRRTKVAQIYKKTGNLRAVQLLLGHTKMDSTVRYLGVDLDDALSLSEGIDL encoded by the coding sequence ATGTCCATCGAAACTTTACCTGCCCTTCGCCCCACCCGTGCCCCTTGGAACAAAGGCCGCATCATTGGCCAGAAGCGGCCACTTCTTCCCAAGCATGTCTGGTCCATCCGTGTCCGGCTGGAAATGGCGGACAACAGGCGCGATCTCGCGCTGTTTAATATGGCCGTCGACAGCAAACTCCGGGGTTGCGATCTGGTCTGCCTGAAGGTGAACGACGTTTACGCCGCAGGCCGTGTCAAGGAACGTGCTTCGGTCACGCAGAGCAAGACGCGCAAACCTGTCCGCTTCGAGATCACCGATACGACCCGCGCGTCGCTGGAGCGATGGATCAAGGATCCCGAAATGATCGGCTGTGAGTATCTCTGGCCAAGCCGTCTACACGCCAGCCCGCACCTGTCGACGCGGCAATATGCGCGGATCATGCGCGATTGGGTGCTCTCGATCGGGCTGGAGCCAAGCGCTTACGGCACCCATTCGATGCGCCGTACCAAGGTTGCCCAGATTTATAAGAAGACCGGCAACCTTCGCGCAGTCCAACTGTTGCTCGGCCATACCAAGATGGACAGCACTGTGCGCTATTTGGGCGTTGATCTGGATGATGCGCTCTCCTTGTCGGAAGGGATCGACCTGTAA
- the glnH gene encoding glutamine ABC transporter substrate-binding protein GlnH: MKRTLSFFAAAALALGVSSASADKLVVATDTAFVPFEFMQDGEYVGFDIDMWNTIADELGLEFELRPMDFNGIIPGLQTRQVDVALAGITIREDRAQVIDFSDGYYDSGFLIMVPVDSEIESFADLEGKTLAVRTGTSAADYARDNFTNTTLRQFPNIDNAYLELRTGRVDAAMHDTPNVLYYIATAGDGAVKAVGEQMMAHQYGIGFPKGSELVAPVNQVLANMREDGRYDEIYMKWFGTTPPSN, translated from the coding sequence ATGAAACGCACTCTCTCCTTCTTCGCGGCGGCAGCACTTGCGCTTGGTGTCAGTTCGGCATCTGCAGATAAATTGGTGGTGGCCACCGATACGGCATTCGTGCCCTTCGAGTTCATGCAGGATGGCGAGTATGTCGGTTTTGACATCGATATGTGGAACACCATAGCAGACGAGCTGGGACTGGAATTTGAGCTGCGCCCGATGGACTTCAACGGAATCATCCCCGGCTTGCAGACCAGACAGGTCGATGTGGCACTCGCTGGGATCACCATTCGTGAGGATCGCGCCCAAGTCATCGACTTCTCTGACGGCTATTATGACAGCGGGTTTCTGATCATGGTTCCCGTTGACAGCGAGATCGAAAGCTTTGCTGATCTGGAAGGCAAGACGCTGGCGGTTCGCACCGGCACTTCGGCGGCTGACTATGCGCGTGACAACTTCACCAACACAACCCTGCGCCAGTTCCCGAATATCGACAATGCGTATCTGGAACTGCGCACGGGACGGGTTGACGCTGCGATGCATGATACCCCGAATGTGCTGTATTACATTGCAACCGCAGGCGATGGTGCTGTCAAGGCCGTAGGCGAACAGATGATGGCCCATCAATACGGCATCGGCTTTCCCAAAGGCTCTGAACTGGTCGCGCCCGTCAATCAGGTTCTGGCCAATATGCGGGAAGACGGGCGTTATGACGAAATCTACATGAAATGGTTTGGCACAACGCCACCGAGCAACTGA
- a CDS encoding carboxymuconolactone decarboxylase family protein: MTFAPLTDAEWPADIADMRDGFAGQLNVYRLMAHHPALLRAWADLRMHIVRNTSLGPQRAEVVILRLAYRLGSSYEWGQHVIRGLDAGLSEAQIHSLRGPVAKMAEEDALLARAVDSLFDEARLAPEQMHALEALVGRHGVLDLMATAGMYLTLGFMLNSTQSPQDDAIAHRLAALPDSLQLAG; encoded by the coding sequence ATGACCTTTGCGCCCCTGACCGATGCCGAGTGGCCTGCGGATATCGCCGATATGCGCGATGGATTTGCCGGGCAGCTGAATGTCTATCGTCTGATGGCGCATCATCCCGCATTGCTGCGCGCCTGGGCCGATTTACGCATGCATATTGTCCGCAACACCTCTCTGGGGCCGCAGCGCGCCGAGGTGGTGATCCTGCGTCTCGCCTACAGGCTGGGCAGCAGCTATGAATGGGGTCAGCATGTGATCCGTGGTCTGGACGCGGGCCTGAGTGAAGCACAAATCCACAGCCTGCGCGGGCCGGTTGCGAAAATGGCCGAGGAAGACGCGCTTCTGGCGCGCGCGGTAGATTCGCTCTTTGATGAAGCGCGCCTTGCGCCTGAGCAGATGCACGCGCTTGAAGCGTTGGTCGGGCGGCACGGGGTGTTGGATCTAATGGCGACAGCTGGCATGTATCTGACCCTGGGCTTCATGCTCAACAGCACCCAAAGCCCGCAAGATGACGCGATCGCCCACAGGCTTGCGGCGTTGCCCGACAGCTTGCAATTGGCTGGCTGA
- a CDS encoding type II toxin-antitoxin system RelE family toxin, whose amino-acid sequence MKQISYTKSAIKALRRMPANTAMLIRTKIEAYATDQASQANNVKSLKGREGIRLRVGDWRVIMDDQGNVLAVLDIGPRGGIYD is encoded by the coding sequence ATGAAGCAGATCAGCTACACGAAATCCGCCATCAAGGCATTGCGACGGATGCCGGCGAACACGGCGATGCTGATCCGCACCAAGATCGAGGCATATGCGACAGACCAGGCCTCGCAGGCAAACAACGTGAAATCCCTGAAAGGCCGAGAGGGGATAAGACTGCGTGTCGGGGATTGGCGGGTGATCATGGATGATCAGGGCAATGTCCTTGCCGTGCTGGACATAGGCCCTCGGGGCGGCATCTACGACTGA
- a CDS encoding ankyrin repeat domain-containing protein has translation MYSYIPLIALLLLPGCGLKQCQNGQHSASIGGSVIADIIENRDAPGREGHPQIFEAIEDRNHDRVARLIASGANLEARGYAQGTPILKAALTHNWTMAEMLLAAGANPMVPDEFGITLPAVAARSRLNPESDEGQALARVRKILVERGLIGLVFPPDQVRAMVAEGRWPPDPQ, from the coding sequence ATGTATAGTTACATCCCCTTAATTGCTCTGCTTCTTCTGCCGGGCTGCGGTCTAAAGCAGTGCCAGAACGGGCAACATAGTGCATCGATTGGAGGAAGCGTCATCGCCGACATCATAGAGAACCGCGACGCCCCAGGCAGAGAGGGCCATCCGCAGATTTTCGAGGCGATCGAGGACAGGAACCATGATCGCGTTGCCCGTCTGATTGCCTCCGGTGCCAATCTCGAAGCACGTGGTTACGCGCAGGGTACACCGATCCTCAAGGCTGCTCTGACCCATAACTGGACCATGGCCGAAATGCTACTGGCAGCGGGAGCTAACCCGATGGTGCCCGATGAATTCGGCATTACGCTGCCTGCGGTTGCGGCCCGGTCGCGTCTTAACCCCGAAAGCGACGAGGGGCAGGCATTGGCGCGGGTGCGGAAGATTCTGGTCGAGCGCGGCCTGATCGGATTGGTCTTTCCGCCCGATCAGGTTCGCGCGATGGTCGCCGAGGGGCGCTGGCCGCCAGATCCGCAATGA
- a CDS encoding helix-turn-helix transcriptional regulator yields the protein MNEMVTIPREEYERLRAAADDLADLQTYDRAKAALAAGEDELIPADYVNRLLNGENALRVYRDLRAMTQAALAEKAGVNRVMVAEIETGRKQGSVTTLRALANTLGVSLDDLAE from the coding sequence ATGAACGAGATGGTGACAATTCCGCGCGAAGAATATGAACGCCTGCGGGCCGCGGCCGATGATCTGGCCGATCTCCAGACCTATGACCGCGCCAAGGCCGCACTTGCCGCGGGCGAGGATGAACTGATCCCCGCGGATTACGTGAACCGGCTGCTGAACGGCGAAAACGCGCTGCGCGTCTACCGGGACCTGCGTGCGATGACGCAAGCTGCCCTTGCCGAAAAAGCGGGTGTGAACCGCGTGATGGTGGCCGAGATCGAGACCGGTCGCAAGCAGGGCTCGGTCACGACCCTGCGGGCCTTGGCCAATACGCTCGGCGTAAGCCTCGATGATCTGGCTGAGTAA
- a CDS encoding MurR/RpiR family transcriptional regulator, producing the protein MTNPPPNPSTLANSSLPEPPQTLVQLRELMLRISRGESEIVLGPKARAALARILDLQGNQALLSITSLANALSVNPSTLTRLARSLGYSGFGAFQEVLLNASMAPPGAFYSHQAEKALSGGVGQTTEALMLLCRENQANIDRFLSMYDDAQFHSAVSLISNAPRVMIYGIRQFHAFATFLVYGLRLIRSDVHLLDSNALGLAEGIASLDKEDVLIVSSCAPYSRVVTEVARAAATKPVKIVAITDRADSPLIEVSQAAILVPHETRFLSNSLTTFILAAECLINACATARPVETKAALAERDSLIRGLKIEL; encoded by the coding sequence ATGACCAATCCTCCCCCGAACCCATCTACACTGGCGAATTCATCGCTTCCTGAACCGCCGCAGACTCTGGTACAGCTACGAGAGTTGATGCTTCGTATATCGCGCGGTGAGTCGGAAATCGTGCTTGGACCGAAAGCCCGCGCTGCGCTTGCGCGTATTCTGGACCTGCAGGGCAATCAGGCGCTGTTGTCGATCACATCGCTCGCCAATGCGCTGAGTGTAAATCCGTCAACTCTGACACGACTTGCGCGCAGTCTGGGATATTCCGGGTTCGGGGCGTTTCAGGAGGTTTTGCTTAATGCCTCGATGGCTCCGCCCGGTGCGTTCTATAGCCATCAGGCGGAAAAGGCACTGTCTGGGGGCGTGGGACAGACGACCGAGGCATTGATGCTTTTGTGTCGCGAAAATCAGGCCAATATTGACCGGTTTCTATCAATGTATGACGACGCCCAGTTTCACAGCGCCGTGTCACTTATTTCAAATGCGCCAAGGGTCATGATCTATGGAATTCGCCAGTTTCATGCCTTCGCAACTTTTCTGGTCTATGGGCTGCGTCTAATACGCTCGGATGTCCATCTGCTGGATTCCAATGCGCTTGGGCTCGCCGAGGGGATTGCCTCGCTCGACAAGGAAGACGTTCTGATCGTGTCAAGCTGTGCACCTTATTCGCGCGTAGTCACGGAAGTTGCGCGCGCGGCCGCGACAAAGCCGGTGAAGATTGTCGCCATTACAGACCGCGCGGATTCGCCGTTGATCGAGGTGTCGCAGGCCGCAATCCTGGTGCCGCATGAAACCCGATTTCTGTCGAATTCCCTGACCACATTCATCCTTGCGGCGGAATGTCTGATCAATGCCTGTGCGACCGCAAGACCTGTGGAAACGAAAGCAGCTCTGGCCGAAAGAGATAGCTTGATCAGGGGTTTGAAAATAGAGCTGTGA
- the tnpA gene encoding IS66-like element accessory protein TnpA, translating to MADGGDGFMGRCEIVEPRRRNRRWPSEVKAKIVAESYQPGARVVDVARKYDLLPHHLSDWRRHARQGRLALPGDLMDALNGSPASEAAEPAFVPLSILPEPMDQPVFSTAAAAQDGSGVLTIEVGSDLRLRIPGDVTVERAAALVRALRGAT from the coding sequence ATGGCGGATGGTGGCGACGGATTTATGGGTCGGTGTGAAATTGTTGAACCGCGACGGCGCAATCGCCGATGGCCATCGGAAGTGAAAGCGAAGATTGTCGCGGAGAGTTATCAGCCTGGGGCGCGGGTTGTGGATGTGGCACGCAAATACGATTTGCTCCCACATCACCTGTCAGATTGGCGTCGCCATGCCCGACAGGGTCGGTTGGCTTTGCCGGGTGACCTGATGGATGCGCTGAACGGATCGCCTGCGTCGGAGGCGGCGGAGCCTGCCTTTGTGCCGCTGTCAATTCTGCCCGAGCCCATGGATCAGCCGGTGTTTTCCACGGCCGCGGCCGCGCAGGATGGCTCTGGTGTGCTGACGATTGAGGTCGGGTCCGACCTGCGCTTGCGTATTCCCGGTGATGTTACAGTGGAGCGCGCGGCGGCGCTGGTGCGTGCATTGCGCGGGGCGACATGA
- the tnpC gene encoding IS66 family transposase, which yields MPEKTTPQTDKKARTEPANTAPRLLQDDLDEAARGYSPVGEICNRLLQAMNSLSGVPDQIHGSIAQSITDILAAHAAIEAEIEASKGLITALKRDLRKTKGSLAKLREMHFGQSSERVAPELLTDMFEDHFEDYEGLVDDADQAKGRRARTVPTDIPITTVDHFPKNRTCRGCGSEMPSIGSETTTRTILVPEHVKIVKEVYHRCACNKERCKDHGPVAAKSEHFIMRGRTLSAGLVVEAAIQKYHEHSTPYRMERRLSAQNLNISRSTLYRNIAHLAGFLRPVADLIFSEIRECEVAFMDETPIRVQPVQKSAKGKCDLGYLWAIGNDERNWNDHAKPMVYFQYAPTRSGSVAHEMLDNSAVRYLQTDGYSGYNALFDTKRGNDVIISVRCMAHARRKFMDALKQQGSPLAQRVVRKIGSLYKIEKDIIGKPQEVRTAIRQEKALPILLSIQSELLHHQSDAHGQISTAIQYTLKAFDALCKYAFDGRLAIDSNTIERSIRPVALTKKNSLFAGSHEAAKIWATYFTLIETCQLNRVNPRSYLNWAVEEIERCRGDIDHTRLMPWHCPSGHFIK from the coding sequence ATGCCTGAAAAAACCACGCCGCAGACTGACAAGAAGGCCAGAACGGAGCCAGCCAACACTGCCCCCCGTTTGTTGCAAGACGATCTCGATGAGGCAGCTCGTGGCTACAGTCCAGTCGGTGAAATCTGCAATCGCCTTCTGCAAGCCATGAATTCGCTATCAGGTGTGCCTGACCAGATTCACGGCAGCATCGCTCAGAGCATAACGGACATTCTTGCAGCCCATGCCGCAATAGAGGCTGAAATTGAAGCTTCCAAGGGGTTGATAACCGCTTTGAAAAGAGACTTGCGCAAAACCAAGGGCAGTTTGGCAAAGCTTAGGGAAATGCATTTTGGTCAAAGCTCTGAGCGGGTTGCACCTGAACTGTTGACAGATATGTTTGAGGATCACTTTGAGGACTACGAGGGCCTGGTTGACGATGCCGATCAGGCCAAAGGCCGACGGGCACGAACTGTCCCAACAGACATTCCCATCACAACAGTTGATCATTTCCCCAAAAATCGCACCTGCCGTGGCTGCGGGAGTGAGATGCCTTCGATTGGGTCAGAGACAACGACACGGACAATTCTGGTCCCCGAACATGTCAAGATCGTCAAAGAGGTTTATCATCGTTGCGCCTGCAACAAGGAGCGGTGCAAGGATCATGGGCCAGTCGCGGCGAAGTCGGAACACTTTATCATGCGCGGGCGGACATTATCGGCGGGCCTTGTGGTTGAGGCGGCCATTCAAAAGTATCATGAACATTCCACTCCATATCGCATGGAGCGTCGGCTCAGTGCCCAAAATCTCAATATTTCTCGATCAACCCTTTATCGAAATATCGCTCATCTCGCAGGTTTTTTGCGGCCAGTTGCCGATCTGATATTTTCGGAAATCCGAGAGTGCGAGGTCGCTTTCATGGATGAAACACCCATTCGCGTTCAACCTGTTCAAAAGAGTGCGAAAGGCAAATGCGATTTGGGTTACCTTTGGGCGATCGGAAATGACGAACGCAATTGGAACGATCACGCAAAGCCGATGGTCTATTTCCAATATGCGCCGACACGCAGCGGCAGTGTTGCACATGAAATGCTCGACAATAGTGCCGTGCGCTACCTGCAAACAGATGGGTATTCGGGTTACAATGCCCTGTTTGACACCAAACGCGGCAATGATGTGATAATCTCGGTGCGCTGCATGGCGCATGCCCGGCGCAAGTTCATGGATGCCTTAAAGCAGCAAGGCAGCCCGTTGGCTCAGCGGGTCGTCAGGAAGATTGGCAGTTTGTACAAGATTGAAAAAGACATTATCGGAAAACCGCAGGAAGTCCGCACAGCAATCCGGCAGGAAAAGGCGCTGCCAATTCTGCTATCCATTCAATCCGAATTGTTGCACCATCAAAGCGATGCTCATGGGCAGATTTCGACCGCGATCCAATATACGTTGAAAGCCTTTGACGCCCTTTGTAAATATGCGTTTGACGGGCGCCTCGCTATCGATAGCAATACAATTGAACGCAGTATCCGGCCTGTCGCCCTCACCAAAAAGAACTCACTGTTTGCAGGTTCACATGAAGCGGCAAAAATCTGGGCAACCTATTTTACGTTGATCGAGACCTGCCAGCTGAATAGGGTGAACCCAAGGTCCTACCTGAATTGGGCGGTCGAAGAGATTGAGCGGTGCCGCGGAGACATTGATCATACTCGACTCATGCCGTGGCATTGTCCGAGCGGGCATTTCATCAAATAG
- a CDS encoding IS256 family transposase — MNQITDTASFALLAHEAGFDPIEDRLRANVRATIEAVFEEELASFLGRLRYDLGDGVTKGYRHGHRERQLTGTFGTETVIVPRARVADETGKVTEWRSKALPRYQRLTKKAEALIAAVYLAGTNTRRVKRALFGLFEGAVSKDVVSRAWRKVKVDWDAWSARNLADEDIVRLILDGTVIKTRLDRKATNISVLAAIGVRRDGQKVLLSIRNMGGESKAAWRQFLDDLDARGLKRPEFVIVDGAPGLEAALVALWGEDLPIQRCTVHKHRNLLAHAPKHLHDELTEDYRDMIYADTAAEIETRRKAFLRKWRLKCRAVADSLEEAGDRLFTFTRLDPSQWKSARTTNAIERLNGEFRRRIKTQTVLPCAETVPMLLWALLASGQIQMRKVDGWETLSQPLEPMPLDLAA; from the coding sequence ATGAACCAGATTACCGACACTGCGAGCTTTGCGCTACTGGCCCATGAGGCCGGGTTTGACCCGATCGAGGATCGGTTGCGGGCGAACGTCCGTGCGACCATCGAAGCCGTGTTCGAGGAGGAGCTTGCCAGCTTCCTCGGCCGTCTTCGCTATGACCTGGGCGATGGAGTCACGAAAGGGTATCGCCACGGGCACCGAGAACGGCAACTCACCGGCACCTTCGGGACTGAGACGGTCATCGTGCCTCGCGCCCGCGTTGCAGATGAGACAGGCAAGGTAACGGAGTGGCGGTCGAAAGCGCTGCCCCGATACCAGCGGCTGACGAAGAAGGCCGAGGCCCTCATCGCAGCGGTCTATCTCGCAGGTACGAACACCCGGCGCGTCAAGCGAGCGCTGTTCGGGCTGTTCGAGGGTGCCGTCAGCAAGGACGTGGTCAGCCGTGCCTGGCGCAAGGTGAAGGTCGACTGGGACGCCTGGTCCGCGCGTAACTTGGCCGACGAGGATATCGTCCGGCTGATCCTCGATGGCACCGTGATCAAGACCCGGCTGGACCGGAAAGCCACGAACATCTCGGTGCTGGCCGCAATCGGGGTGCGCCGCGATGGTCAGAAGGTGCTGCTTTCCATCAGGAATATGGGCGGGGAGAGCAAGGCCGCATGGCGGCAGTTCCTCGATGACCTCGATGCACGGGGCTTGAAGCGGCCCGAATTCGTGATCGTCGACGGCGCCCCGGGACTGGAGGCCGCCCTCGTGGCGCTGTGGGGCGAGGACCTGCCGATCCAGCGCTGCACGGTTCACAAGCATCGCAACCTCCTGGCCCATGCCCCGAAGCACCTCCACGACGAGTTGACCGAGGACTACCGCGACATGATCTATGCCGACACCGCGGCCGAGATTGAGACGCGCCGAAAGGCCTTCCTGCGCAAATGGCGGCTAAAGTGCCGTGCGGTCGCTGACAGTCTGGAGGAAGCCGGAGATCGGCTCTTCACCTTCACCCGCCTCGACCCGTCACAATGGAAATCGGCCCGGACCACCAACGCCATCGAGCGCCTGAACGGGGAATTCCGCCGCCGCATCAAGACCCAGACCGTGCTGCCCTGCGCAGAGACCGTGCCCATGCTGCTCTGGGCGCTGCTCGCCTCCGGCCAGATCCAGATGCGCAAGGTCGATGGCTGGGAAACCTTGTCTCAGCCCCTCGAACCCATGCCTCTTGACCTCGCCGCCTGA
- the glnQ gene encoding glutamine ABC transporter ATP-binding protein GlnQ gives MIQFRNVSKHFGPLKVLDEVDLDIHKGEVVVLVGPSGSGKSTLLRCINGLEKITGGDLIVNGMSLLGGNKVMREIRQEAGMVFQQFNLFPQMTALQNVAFGPQQVRGLSRAEARELAKDLLAKVGLAEKANHEPSELSGGQQQRVAIARALAIKPKVMLFDEPTSALDPELKQEVLNVMRTLAAEGMTMVVVTHEMGFAKQVGTRLIFMEHGKIAVDGTPRDVIDNPPNDRMKDFLQHV, from the coding sequence ATCATTCAGTTTCGCAATGTGTCCAAGCATTTCGGCCCGCTCAAGGTGCTTGATGAGGTTGATCTGGACATCCACAAGGGCGAGGTTGTCGTGCTAGTCGGCCCGTCAGGATCTGGCAAATCAACCCTTTTGCGCTGCATCAACGGGTTGGAGAAGATCACAGGCGGTGATCTGATCGTCAATGGCATGAGCTTGTTGGGCGGCAACAAGGTGATGCGCGAAATCCGTCAGGAAGCGGGCATGGTCTTTCAGCAGTTCAACCTGTTTCCACAAATGACCGCGCTACAGAACGTGGCCTTCGGACCGCAGCAGGTGCGCGGGTTGAGCCGTGCCGAGGCGCGCGAACTGGCCAAGGATTTGCTGGCCAAGGTGGGGCTTGCCGAGAAGGCAAATCACGAGCCCTCGGAATTGTCGGGTGGCCAGCAGCAGCGTGTGGCCATCGCGCGGGCGCTGGCGATCAAACCAAAGGTCATGCTGTTTGACGAGCCGACTTCGGCGCTGGACCCGGAGCTGAAGCAGGAAGTTCTGAATGTGATGCGCACGCTTGCTGCCGAAGGCATGACAATGGTGGTGGTCACGCATGAGATGGGATTTGCCAAACAGGTCGGCACGCGCCTGATCTTCATGGAGCATGGCAAGATCGCCGTGGACGGAACCCCGCGCGATGTCATCGACAATCCACCCAATGACCGGATGAAGGATTTCCTGCAACATGTCTGA